One genomic region from Nitrospira sp. encodes:
- a CDS encoding CPBP family intramembrane metalloprotease, with protein MASEPNRPAPSQASSAGAALSLLPIGATFGYYALPASLKEQLLLQFVPQFLAYVGLSFWAVRVSQVPAQLGLERGKVRSGLQWGVLTGLLLGVLNTFVILVAYPFLGYDITFLKQTPHGRLPVLLMVPWLICGIALFVELNFRGFLLGRLAELESHWRDSNSSRRLSPLALTASTLTFAFDPFMVNTFQYLHWIALWDGLIWGSIWLRTRNLWITIMAHAVEVIVMYSAVKAAIG; from the coding sequence ATGGCGTCCGAGCCCAATCGTCCGGCTCCAAGCCAAGCTTCATCTGCGGGAGCAGCACTGTCGCTGCTCCCGATTGGAGCAACATTCGGCTACTACGCGCTTCCCGCTTCTCTCAAAGAACAACTGCTCCTCCAATTCGTACCCCAGTTTCTCGCCTATGTGGGGCTCAGTTTCTGGGCTGTGCGCGTCTCGCAGGTACCGGCTCAACTCGGGTTGGAAAGGGGAAAGGTGCGGAGCGGGCTCCAGTGGGGAGTGTTGACGGGATTGTTGCTCGGCGTTCTCAATACGTTCGTGATTCTGGTCGCCTATCCATTCCTTGGTTACGACATCACGTTCTTGAAGCAGACGCCTCACGGTCGTCTCCCCGTCCTCCTCATGGTACCATGGCTCATCTGCGGCATCGCGCTGTTCGTGGAACTTAACTTTCGCGGATTTCTCTTAGGACGCCTGGCCGAGCTCGAATCGCACTGGCGGGATTCTAATTCCAGCCGACGCCTGTCTCCCCTAGCCCTCACGGCCAGCACGCTCACATTTGCATTCGACCCGTTCATGGTGAATACTTTTCAATACCTTCACTGGATCGCCCTCTGGGACGGGCTCATCTGGGGAAGCATCTGGCTCAGAACGCGCAACCTCTGGATTACGATTATGGCTCACGCGGTCGAAGTGATCGTGATGTACAGTGCAGTCAAAGCGGCGATAGGATGA
- a CDS encoding TolC family protein: protein MNCRSSSHHRLATIVIAGLWSIISPLDSWCLDVTQPLPAERRESVSLADAALRALQNNLDISISRHNKESRLADIIIEQSKFDPNLSVNGQFNRTVNPLNRPVFGGTTPILNQITIFDQRNSSVTLDAQTNLITGGNFDVNYSPARTGVNPNVAQGFLFNPAWTGGLAFTLTQPLLRNAGIGINKTFIKVAQNNAEVEQHVFRDRVLTVITTVEQTYWELVFANDNLKVAQAAMKAAEELLATNRAKAKAGVMSIVDVLQAEAAASSRVEQVLIAEKAIRDQEDQLRRLLNPGEEDLRQDVRLTPADIPVTVLEPLSLQEAIDTAIEQRPEIVQAKKNVESGELNKQFARNQLLPTLSFQGTVGLAGLGGDYVESAARNFSGDFYNYGAGLVLSYPLGNRAAINTYNKRKLEARNAEDSLASVRQQIIVGVREAVRRVQTDFKRIETTRSARIMAEKQLQAEQERLKVGLSTTRFVLDFQRDLATAQGNELRAIVDYNKSLSNLSRHKATTLDRYHLELS, encoded by the coding sequence ATGAATTGCAGATCCTCAAGTCATCACCGTCTTGCAACCATCGTGATCGCCGGTTTGTGGTCCATCATATCACCACTCGACAGTTGGTGCTTGGATGTGACACAACCTCTTCCAGCGGAGCGACGTGAAAGCGTGTCGCTCGCGGATGCGGCGCTGCGCGCGCTGCAGAATAATCTCGACATCAGTATCAGCCGTCACAACAAAGAAAGCCGGTTGGCGGACATCATCATCGAACAATCCAAGTTCGATCCCAACCTCAGCGTCAACGGCCAATTTAATCGGACAGTGAACCCGCTCAATCGACCCGTGTTCGGCGGAACGACACCGATCCTTAATCAGATTACGATTTTCGACCAGCGCAACAGTTCCGTGACCTTGGATGCGCAGACCAACCTCATTACAGGCGGCAATTTCGACGTCAATTATAGCCCCGCCCGAACCGGCGTGAACCCGAACGTCGCCCAAGGATTCCTCTTCAATCCTGCCTGGACAGGCGGCCTGGCCTTCACATTGACTCAGCCGTTGCTCAGGAACGCGGGGATCGGGATCAATAAGACCTTCATCAAGGTCGCCCAGAATAATGCCGAGGTCGAACAGCATGTCTTTCGAGACCGAGTGCTGACCGTCATCACCACGGTGGAACAAACCTATTGGGAGCTGGTGTTTGCGAATGATAATTTGAAAGTGGCGCAAGCCGCCATGAAGGCCGCCGAAGAACTCTTAGCGACCAACCGCGCCAAGGCGAAAGCAGGCGTCATGTCGATCGTCGACGTGCTTCAGGCCGAAGCAGCAGCCTCATCCAGAGTGGAGCAGGTGTTGATTGCCGAGAAAGCCATTCGGGATCAGGAAGATCAGCTACGACGCCTCTTGAATCCGGGCGAAGAAGACCTGCGCCAAGACGTCCGCCTCACCCCCGCGGATATCCCCGTCACGGTCCTTGAACCCCTCAGCCTCCAGGAGGCCATCGATACGGCGATCGAACAGCGGCCGGAAATCGTGCAGGCAAAGAAAAATGTCGAATCGGGTGAACTGAATAAACAATTCGCCCGTAATCAGTTGTTGCCGACTCTCTCATTTCAAGGCACCGTCGGTCTTGCCGGGCTTGGGGGGGACTACGTCGAATCCGCTGCGAGAAACTTCAGCGGCGATTTTTACAACTATGGAGCGGGGCTGGTGCTCAGTTATCCGCTCGGCAACCGGGCCGCCATCAACACGTACAACAAACGAAAGCTGGAGGCCCGAAATGCCGAGGATTCGCTCGCCAGTGTGCGGCAACAAATCATCGTCGGCGTGCGGGAAGCAGTGCGCCGGGTACAGACCGACTTTAAGCGTATCGAAACCACCAGATCGGCTCGCATCATGGCAGAGAAACAGCTACAGGCCGAACAGGAACGGTTGAAGGTCGGGCTCAGCACGACTCGCTTCGTGCTCGATTTCCAGCGCGACCTGGCCACTGCCCAGGGCAACGAGCTGCGGGCCATCGTCGATTACAACAAGTCGCTGTCCAACCTTTCTCGCCATAAGGCGACCACATTGGACCGCTATCATCTCGAACTTTCGTAG
- a CDS encoding GIY-YIG nuclease family protein — protein sequence MTFWVYILRCADGSYYTGHTDNLEKRVAEHQVGELHGYTFSRRPLTVVYTEAFRTREEALACERRIKGWSRQKKEAMIRGDWAEVGRLAKGGRPVR from the coding sequence ATGACTTTCTGGGTCTATATTCTTCGCTGTGCAGACGGGTCCTATTACACTGGGCACACCGATAACCTCGAAAAGCGTGTCGCGGAACACCAAGTGGGAGAGTTGCATGGCTATACCTTCTCAAGGCGTCCATTAACCGTGGTGTATACCGAAGCGTTTAGGACCCGGGAAGAGGCATTGGCCTGTGAGCGTCGGATAAAGGGTTGGAGCCGACAGAAGAAGGAAGCAATGATTCGCGGTGACTGGGCGGAAGTGGGAAGGTTGGCGAAAGGAGGGCGTCCAGTTCGATAA
- a CDS encoding leucine zipper domain-containing protein: protein MSWIARRLRRSREWGHKWIRRYRQGGPTWFLERSRRPHQIARRVSATFEQAVIRTHARLTSPRNPLGFYGAEAIAHELADVGVSPVHSIRTIHRILARHQLVTRRRRDRSRRGPSLPTPPARRQNDVHQLDFIVGHYLGARRPVVILNRKDIATGLVGGTEEPDRRVQRVLAFLTRDWHRHGRPRFVQMDNDMSLTGGRFYPRSLGQLIRFCLACRVIPVFTPERQPAANARVERYNGLWQEKVWQRYRFRTLRHLRARSHAFQVAYNTYLTRRLIHQGQYARLNGPRCPLPVPFRMPHPLPLCRGQIWVIRRIDENGHIQVFNETIRLPPRYAHEFVRVVIRTGPQTLSVYWTASQQGRLKRIVHRAYRLREKASTPLL from the coding sequence ATCAGTTGGATTGCCCGACGACTGCGACGAAGTCGGGAGTGGGGGCACAAATGGATCCGGCGGTATCGCCAAGGAGGCCCGACGTGGTTTTTGGAGCGATCCCGACGACCGCACCAGATAGCCCGGCGTGTGTCGGCCACGTTCGAGCAGGCGGTCATCCGAACGCATGCTCGGCTCACCAGTCCGCGCAATCCGCTTGGGTTTTACGGCGCGGAAGCGATCGCACACGAGTTGGCCGATGTGGGGGTGTCCCCCGTGCACAGTATCCGCACCATTCACCGAATCTTGGCCCGGCACCAGCTGGTCACGCGCAGGCGACGGGACCGATCTCGGCGCGGTCCCAGCTTGCCCACTCCTCCGGCCCGGCGCCAGAACGACGTGCACCAACTCGACTTCATTGTCGGGCATTATCTGGGAGCTCGGCGGCCCGTCGTCATCTTGAACCGCAAGGACATAGCCACGGGGCTGGTCGGCGGGACCGAGGAACCCGACCGACGAGTCCAGCGCGTGCTGGCGTTTCTGACGCGGGACTGGCACCGTCATGGCCGGCCTCGGTTTGTCCAAATGGACAACGACATGAGCTTGACGGGCGGCCGGTTCTATCCTCGCAGTCTGGGGCAACTGATCCGATTCTGCTTGGCCTGTCGAGTCATCCCGGTCTTTACGCCCGAGCGGCAACCCGCCGCCAACGCCCGCGTCGAACGCTACAACGGCCTCTGGCAGGAGAAGGTCTGGCAGCGGTATCGCTTCCGCACCCTGCGGCACCTGCGGGCTCGGTCGCACGCCTTTCAGGTGGCCTACAACACCTATCTCACACGCAGGCTGATCCATCAGGGGCAGTACGCGCGCTTGAACGGCCCTCGGTGCCCGTTGCCCGTGCCCTTCCGTATGCCCCACCCGTTGCCACTCTGTCGCGGACAGATCTGGGTGATCAGGAGAATCGATGAAAACGGCCACATCCAGGTGTTCAACGAAACGATTCGGCTCCCCCCGCGCTATGCCCATGAGTTTGTCCGCGTGGTCATTCGGACCGGCCCGCAAACTCTTTCGGTGTACTGGACTGCGTCCCAACAGGGGCGCCTCAAACGGATTGTGCATCGAGCCTATCGCCTCCGTGAAAAGGCCAGCACTCCTTTGCTCTGA
- a CDS encoding heavy metal-binding domain-containing protein yields the protein MILTTTNNIDGKKTVKYLGLVSGDAILGANIFRDFFASIRDIVGGRSAAYEKELRKAKNIALEEMEEQAKNLGANAIVGIDIDYETIGTNSSMLMVSANGTAVVIE from the coding sequence ATGATTCTTACGACGACGAACAACATCGATGGCAAGAAAACGGTCAAGTATCTCGGCTTGGTGTCCGGGGATGCGATTCTCGGCGCGAACATCTTTCGGGATTTTTTTGCGTCGATCCGGGATATCGTCGGTGGTCGCTCGGCGGCCTATGAAAAGGAACTCCGAAAAGCGAAGAATATTGCGCTGGAAGAAATGGAGGAGCAAGCCAAGAACCTGGGCGCCAATGCGATCGTCGGCATCGATATCGATTATGAGACGATCGGCACCAACAGCAGTATGTTGATGGTCAGTGCGAACGGGACTGCCGTGGTGATTGAGTAA
- a CDS encoding DUF3147 domain-containing protein produces MTDLVKYAVYFLLGGSIVTFSTYLGSQGKSFLAAMASTFPAITGVTFILLYASGGGTTTVDYAKNLLWFVPPWTVYVIAMIMGIPRLGFWPAMAGSLVLYLGCIGLVKMMFR; encoded by the coding sequence GTGACTGATCTTGTGAAATACGCGGTGTACTTTCTCTTAGGCGGCAGCATCGTAACCTTCTCCACCTATCTTGGCTCGCAAGGCAAGTCGTTCCTCGCCGCCATGGCCAGTACCTTTCCCGCCATCACCGGGGTCACATTCATCCTACTCTATGCGAGCGGTGGTGGGACAACAACGGTTGACTACGCCAAGAACTTGTTGTGGTTCGTCCCACCCTGGACCGTCTATGTCATTGCCATGATCATGGGCATCCCCCGTCTCGGCTTCTGGCCCGCGATGGCCGGATCGCTCGTCTTGTATCTGGGATGTATTGGGCTGGTAAAGATGATGTTCCGGTAG